In Candidatus Dormiibacterota bacterium, the sequence CGACCTCGAGGCGATCGGACGGCGGCTGTCGCCGCGCCTCGGCCAGGCCCACGACCGGGTGGTCGGCATCGCCACCGCCCCGGCCGGCGCCCGGGCCCGCCGTCCCCGGCCGGCCCGGGCGCCGAGCCGCCTCGGCGGGGCGATGCTCACCCTCGCCGTCACCGCCGCCTTCGGCACCCTGCTCGCGGTGGGGGTCGCGACCCGCCCCGACCCCGCCGGCACCCCGGTGACCCGGGGGCCCTCGGTCGCGATGGCCACCACCACCCCGGGCGTCCCCGCCACCATCTCCTCCACCGCGGGCGAGGCCACGCCGCCAGCCGCTGTGGTTCTTCCGGTCGCCACCGCACCCGCGGTCGTCGGGGGGGCGCCCACCCGGCCCGGCCCGGCGGCGACCGCGCCCCCGGTTCCCGCCGGCGACACCGCGCTGGCCGCGCCGGCGCCCACCACCCAGCCGGCTCCGCCCCAGCCCACCACGGCGGCCACCGCGACCCCGGCTCCGACGGCCGCGCCGTCCGGCACCCCGGCGCCGGCGCCCACCGCGCCCGCGACCGCCAGCCCGACCGCGCCATCGAGGATCTCCGCGAGCCCGACGGCGCCGGCGCACGCGCGGGTGGTGCTCACCCAGAGGGACAGCGGCCGGACCATCACCGTCCACCAGGGCGACACCGTCGAGGTCGATCTCGCCGCTCCTCAGGACACCTCGCACTGGACGGTCCCATCCAGCACCGACGAGACGGTCGTCAAGCACAGCTCGGGCAGCGCCAGGAGCGACGGCAGCGCGACCGCGGTGTTCATCACCACCGGCAGGAACGGCAGCGCGAGCATTCAGGCCAGCCGGGTGCCCGCCTGCGCCACCGCCACCCCCCGCTGCCTGCCCCCGCAGCGGATCGACTTCACGGTCACGATCGTCGTCGCCTGACCCGGCGGCCCCGGCCCGGCCACCTCACCGAGCGGCGCAGGGCGTTGGAGCGATACCGCGCCCTGGGTTGACGCGGGTATCTATGCGATCACCAAACCCGATACCCGGGCTGTGACGATGTCCCGGGACCCACCCCCGCGATCGGTGGTTCCGGGTACGGGCTGGGCATCGGCGAGGGCTGGCTGGGCTCCGGGGTGGGGTCCGGGATGGGCTCGGGGATGGGACGCGGCTCGGGGATGGGAGGCGAGGTGGCCACCTCCAGCAGATCGGTCAGGACGCTGTCGGGACGGCGATGCATGGTGTGTCTCCTCGCCCCGGCACCAGGGCCGGGTCCGGTCATGATGACACCTCTTGTATCAGACCATCACCCATGCACGGTACATATCGAGCCCGGACGTGTCCCGTCCGCGATGTTTTGCGATTTCCGAACTCTTACGGCCGTCTTACCCATCCCGGCGGTATCCTGGGAAGCGTCGTACCGAACTGCGTGTCGTCAATGAGGGACCATGCTCCTGGATATCGCGACGAGGCAGCCGTCGGCTCCCTCGACCCCGTCGCTCTTCACCAACCATGGCCTGGTGCTCCTGTACATCGCCGCCCAGCCCGGGGCGCGTGAGCGGGACATCGCAGCCGTCGTGGGGATCACCGAGCGCTCCGCCCAGCGGATCGTCGGCGACCTCGTCAACTCCGGGTTCATCGCCAGGCGGCGGAGTGGCCGGCGGAACGTGTACGAGGTCCACCTCGACGCGCCGCTGTCCGATCCCGTCTGGACCGGCCTGCGGGTCCGCGACCTGCTCGACCTCGTCGCCGCCTCCCAGCAGGAGCGGCGCCCAGCCTGACGCCCCGTGGGGGGATCGGCCGTCACCGGCAGGCGGTGATGGCCGCCGGGGGATCCGGGAATCCGGCGCGGGTGCGCCGTGGATGGGGGTCCACGGCGCGCCGCGCGCGGTCACGAGCCGGCGCCGCGGGTTGACGATGCCCGGCCGATCGAAGACCGGCGGAGATGGCCGGCTGTTCTCACCCGGGCAACTCGCAACCGTGTCAGATCACCCGGGCATCTCCGATGGCGCCCCTGCCCTGGCGAACGCGCAGGTAGGCCGGTGCACACAAAGAAGGGGGCGGAGCCGCGGTGCGGCTCCGCCCCCTGTGGAGAGGGTTCCTAGATGACCGCGACGCGCTCGCGGCGACGGGCGCTGGCGGCGACGATGCCGAGGCCGCCCGCCAGCAGGGCGAAGCCGCCGATGCCGAGCGAGATGCCGGTGAAGGGGGTGGGAGCGCTGCTGTCGGAGGCGCTGGGAAGCGCGCCGGTGGTGGGCTGCTGGGCGCCGGTCGAGGTCGCGCCGCCGTTGCCCGCGGGGTTGGAGCCGGTGGTCACCGCGGCGGGGCCGCCGGTGGCGGTCAGAGCGCCGGCCGCCTGGCCGGTGCCGCCGAGCAGGTTCTCGATGGTGCTGACCGCGGCGCCGCCGGACGCGCCGGAGGAGAGGACGTTGATGGTGCCGACGCCGGGAATGGTGATCGGCAGGCCGCCGCTGTTGCCGTGGGTGACGAGCAGCTGCTGGCCGTTCAGCGACGCCACGTAGGCGGTCTGGGTGCCGTCGGCGGCGACGTCGGAGTGGAGGAGGATGAGGGCCACGCCGCCGTTCAGCAGCGAGAGGTTCACGCCGTTGTTGGCCGCATCACCGTGGGCCGAGCTGCCACCGAAGGCGGCGTTGCTCAGCGACTCGAGGACGGCGACGGTCGCGATCTGGCCGTTGGCCAGGGAGAGGTCGGTGAGAGCGCTGCGCGAGTGGGCGTCGGAGGCGTTGCTGCCCGCCCTGCCGGAGTTCATCCAGTCGGCGATGGCGAGGCCGAGGAGGCCGTTGGCGGGAAGGGCGATCAGGCTGCCGCTGTTGGCGCCGGTGCCGCTGATCTGGCCCGCGGAGAGGTCGTTGCCGAGCACGCGCAGGGCGTGGGCGCCGGCCTCGGCCGACGACGAGCCCGCGGAGGCGCTGGTGCAGCTCACGCAGGTGTCGATGATGCCGAGGCTCAGGCCGTTGGCGGCCGCGTTGCTCGACGGGGTGGTGGCGGAGGAGCCGCCGAGCGCGGGCACCACCGACCTGACGCCGAGGGTCCCGAGCACGCCGTCGACGGTGCTGGTGACGGTGCTCAGCGGCGAGGTGAGCGAGCCCAGGCCGAGGCCGTTGACCAGCGGCAGCTGCGGCAGCTGCAGGCCCGGGACCTGGACGGGAAGGGCGGCAGCCGACGCGGAGCCGATGCCGCCGCCAAGTCCGATTGCCCCGGCGATGGCCAGCGGAGCCGCGGTGGTGAGTGCACGCCTGACGTTCATGTGATGGTCCCCAACCCTCTTCAGATGTCCGGATGCTTGAGAGGCTGAGCGGCTGAGAGGTTTGGCCGCTTTGATCCGTTCGAAGGGTGAACGACGGGGACGCACGGGTTCTTGTGGTGGGTGGACACTGGATAAAGGAGGCCGGGGAGCCGTAGCATCGCAGCAGTCCTCCCACACCGTCCCAGCACACGTCGCCGCAGGAGCCGCACCATGGCACTCGTCAGCGTCACCCAGGCCGCAGCCATCCTCGGGGTCAGCGATGACGCCGTTCGCAGCCGGGTCGAACGGGGTGAGCTGCTCTCGGCGCGCGACGAGGTCGGCTGCCTGCTCGTCCAGCTGCCCGACGACTACGCCGACGCCCGCCCGGTGGTGCACTCGCCGCGTGCGCAGGTGGAGCCACAACCCTCGTTCGTGATCGAGACCGTCCACCTGCGCAACATGCTCGAGGAGCGCGAGGCGCGGGTCGCCGACCTCGAGGCGGCGCTGCAGTCGCTCACCGCCGAGCTGTCCCACCACCGCGACTCGAGCGGCCGCTCGTCGGAGCGCGAGCGCGAGCTGATCCGCGCGGTGCAGCAGGGTCAGGCGCTGCACGCGCAGGCGCTGGGGCTGCCGGTGCGCACCGTCGAGGGCCGCCTCGCCATGGCCGCTCCCGCCCCCCCGGAGGACGGGGAGGCGGGGCGCGGCGCTCCCGCGCCCGCGTCGCCACCGTGGTGGCGCCGGCGGCGCGGCCGGCAGATCCGCTCGGTCAGGGCTTGAGGCAGATCACCAGCACGCACACGGGCGGCAGGGTCGGCAGGGGGAGGGGAAGGGGCAGCGGGGGCACCTGAACCGTCACCGTTCCGCCGCCGGCGGCCGGGGCCGGGGTGGCCACGGTCGGGGCCGCGGTGGGCGTCGCCAGCGACACCGCGGGGAGGGTCGGCACCGACACCACGCCGGCTGCGGAGGGACTCGCCGAGGGCGAGCTCTCGGGGGCGGTGGTCAGCGGCCAGGTGGTGCCCCCGATGGCGATGTGACCGCCGGCGACCGGCGGCGGTGTCGCGGTGACGTTGCCGTGCACCACCAGGGCGCCGCCGGACTGGCTGCGCCCGACCACCGAGCTCGCGGAGCCGCCCTGGGCGGCCGGGTCGCCGCTCACCGGCGATGCCGGAGCGGTCGCGAGGCTGCCGGCACCGTTGCCGCTCGCGGACTCGAGCAGCGTCGAGGGCTGCTGCGGGTCGCTCGCGAGGGAGGCGTGGTCGCCGAACGCGGCGAGGGCGATGAGTGCGCTGCTCGCGCCCGCGATCGCGCCCGCGGCCACGACCGCGATGAACCTCCGTCCCATCACCCAGTCTCCTCCGCCCCGCGACACCAGATCGGTCCGGCGGAGGCGGCGCACCTCCCCGACCCGCCGAACCCTACCCCCGCCGCGACCGCACCGGGCGCACGCGGACGGGTCGTGACCCCGGCGTGAGAAACGCCACCGGGATGGCGGCGACCGTCACCGGCCGCCCTGCTGGTCGCGGCGCCGGGCGGTGCGCCCGGACAGGTACTGGGGGGGCCAGGGGTGGGCGGCGTGGCCGAGGTCGATGGCCGCGTTCAGCGTCCAGTAGGGGTCGACGAGGTGGGGGCGGGCCAGGGCGACCAGGTCGGCCCGGCCGGCGAGGAGGATGGTGTTGGCGTCGTCGACGCTGGCGATCCCGCCGACCGCCATCGTGGGGATGCCCACCTCGTGACGGATGCGGTCGCTGAACGGCGTCTGCCAGAGCCGGCCGTGGCGGGGACGCTCGGACGGGTCGACCTGCCCGGTGGAGACGTCGACGAGGTCGACGCCGCGGTCGCGCAGCGCGGCGGCGAGCTCGACGGCGTCGTCCCCGTCGAAGCCTCCGTCGACCCAGTCGGTGGCGGAGATGCGCACCGACAGCGGCCGCTCGGCGGGCCAGACCGCCCGCACCGCCTCGACCACCTCGAGGGGGAACCGCCGCCGCCCCGCCGCCGAGCCCCCGTAGCCGTCCTGGCGCCGGTTGGTGACCGGGGAGAGGAAGCTGGAGAGCAGGTAGCCGTGGGCGCAGTGGAGCTCGAGCAGGTCGAACCCCGCCGCCTCGCCGCGGCGCGCCGCCGCGACGAACTCGGCGAGGACCTCGTCGATGTCGGCGCGGGTCATCTCCCGGGGCAGCGGGCTGTGGGGCAGGTAGGGCAGCGGCGACGGCGCGACCGGCTCCCAGCCGCCCTCCTCGAGGGGCTCGTCCTGGCCCTCCCAGGCCACCCGGGTCGAGCCCTTGCGCCCCGAGTGCCCGAGCTGGAGCCCGATGCGGGCCCGGCTGTGGCCATGGACGAAGTCGACGATGCGCGCCCAGGCCCGCTCCTGCACCGCGTTCCACATGCCGGTGCAGCCGGGGGTGATCCGCCCCTGCGGCGACACGCAGGTCATCTCCGTCATCACCAGCCCGGCGCCGCCGACGGCGCGGGCGCCGAGGTGGACGAGGTGCCAGTCGTCCGGAACCCCGTCGACGGCGCAGTACTGGGCCATCGGCGACACCACGACCCGGTTCTCCAGCCGCATCCCGCGGAGCTCGAGGGGATAGAAGAGCGGCGGCGTGGCCGGGTCGGCGGGGCGGAGGTGCTCCGGGGTGCTGCGCCACAGCCAGTCGGTGGTGCCGCGCACGAAGCCGGCGTCACGCAGCCGCAGGTTGTCGTGGGTGACGCGCTGCGAGCGGGTCATCATCTGGAAGGCGAAGGGCTCGGGGTCGAGGCCGGCGTAGCGGGCGATGCCCTCGAACCACTCCCGGCTGGTGTGCGCCGCCCGCTGGGTGCTCGCCACCGCCGGGCGCCGCTCCGTCTCGTAGGCGGCGAGTGCCGCCTCGAGGTCGGGGTGGCTGGTGAGCGCGGCCGCCAGCGCGATGGCGTCCTCCATCGCCAGCTTGGTACCGGAGCCGATCGAGAAGTGGGCGGTGTGGGCGGCGTCACCGAGCAGCACCGCGTTGCCGTCGTGCCAGCGGCGGTTGGCGACGGTGACGAACTCGAGCCAGCGCGAGTTGTTGCCCAGCACCGGGTGGCCGGCGAGCTGCTCGGCGAACACCGACTCGGCGAACCGCAGCGCCCCCGGGTCGCTGTCGCCGGGGCGGAGCAGGCCGCCGTCGTGCATCCCCAGGCCGGCCCGCTCCCAGGTGGCGCGGTCGGTCTCGACGATGAACGACGACATCCCCTCGGCGTAGGGGTAGGCGTGGGCCTGCACCATCCCCCACTCGGTCTCGGCGACCACGAAGGTGAAGCGCTCCAGGGGCAGCGGCGTCCCCAGCCAGATGTACTTCGACAGCCCGGTCTCGACCGAGGGGCCGAGCGCCGCGGCGCGCCGCCGGCGCACCAGGCTGCCGGCGCCGTCGGCACCCACCACCAGGTCGTGGGCGGCGCAGAGCCCGTCGAGGTCGTCCACCTCGGTGCGGTACCGCACCTCGACGCCGAGCTCGACCGCCCGCGCGGCGAGGATGGCGAGCAGCCGGCGCCGGGCGATGGCGGCGAAGCCGTGGCCGCCGGAGCGCACGATCCGGTCGCGGTACACGATGTCGATGTCCGGCCACGAGCGGAACTCCGCCTCGATCCTGCCAAGGCTGACCGGATCGGCGGAGCGGATGTTGGCCAGGGTCTCGTCGGAGAAGACGACGCCGAACCCGAAGGCGTCGTCGGGCAGGTTGCGCTCGAGCACGGTGACCCGGTGCCGCGGCTCGCTCAGCCGCGCGAGGATGCCGAGCAGCAGCCCGCCCGGGCCCCCGCCGACGACGGCGATGTCCATCAGCCGGCCGGGTCGGGGACCACTGCGGTGGCCACCACCTCGACCTTCGCGCCGGGCTCGACCAGCTCGGTGACGCCGAGCAGGGCCATCGCCGGGAAGTGGCGGCCGAAGTGGCGCCGGTACACCGGGCCGAGCTCGCGGCGGGAGCGGCGGTACTCGTCCATCGCGGTGGTGAACAGCTGCAGCGAGACGGCGTGCTCGGGCTCGGCGCCGGCGGCACGCAGGGCGGTGACCACGTTCGCCAGGGCGACGTCGAGCTGCTCGGCGAGGCTCTCCCCCACCACCGCGCCGTGGCCGTCCACGGCGATCTGGCCGGCGATCCAGACGGTGCGGCCGGGCGCCGCC encodes:
- a CDS encoding RidA family protein, with translation MTPHRLVDPPGMAPAVGFSHAVAAAPGRTVWIAGQIAVDGHGAVVGESLAEQLDVALANVVTALRAAGAEPEHAVSLQLFTTAMDEYRRSRRELGPVYRRHFGRHFPAMALLGVTELVEPGAKVEVVATAVVPDPAG
- a CDS encoding helix-turn-helix domain-containing protein; its protein translation is MLLDIATRQPSAPSTPSLFTNHGLVLLYIAAQPGARERDIAAVVGITERSAQRIVGDLVNSGFIARRRSGRRNVYEVHLDAPLSDPVWTGLRVRDLLDLVAASQQERRPA
- a CDS encoding bifunctional salicylyl-CoA 5-hydroxylase/oxidoreductase, with amino-acid sequence MDIAVVGGGPGGLLLGILARLSEPRHRVTVLERNLPDDAFGFGVVFSDETLANIRSADPVSLGRIEAEFRSWPDIDIVYRDRIVRSGGHGFAAIARRRLLAILAARAVELGVEVRYRTEVDDLDGLCAAHDLVVGADGAGSLVRRRRAAALGPSVETGLSKYIWLGTPLPLERFTFVVAETEWGMVQAHAYPYAEGMSSFIVETDRATWERAGLGMHDGGLLRPGDSDPGALRFAESVFAEQLAGHPVLGNNSRWLEFVTVANRRWHDGNAVLLGDAAHTAHFSIGSGTKLAMEDAIALAAALTSHPDLEAALAAYETERRPAVASTQRAAHTSREWFEGIARYAGLDPEPFAFQMMTRSQRVTHDNLRLRDAGFVRGTTDWLWRSTPEHLRPADPATPPLFYPLELRGMRLENRVVVSPMAQYCAVDGVPDDWHLVHLGARAVGGAGLVMTEMTCVSPQGRITPGCTGMWNAVQERAWARIVDFVHGHSRARIGLQLGHSGRKGSTRVAWEGQDEPLEEGGWEPVAPSPLPYLPHSPLPREMTRADIDEVLAEFVAAARRGEAAGFDLLELHCAHGYLLSSFLSPVTNRRQDGYGGSAAGRRRFPLEVVEAVRAVWPAERPLSVRISATDWVDGGFDGDDAVELAAALRDRGVDLVDVSTGQVDPSERPRHGRLWQTPFSDRIRHEVGIPTMAVGGIASVDDANTILLAGRADLVALARPHLVDPYWTLNAAIDLGHAAHPWPPQYLSGRTARRRDQQGGR